The genomic segment GTTTTTGAACTGCTCCCATGTTCCAAAAATTCCTCCCCAATACTCTGGATTTTCTTCAAAACGTCCTTCCATACCATTAAAAGTGAGGACTCCAGAAAGACTCGCAATATGACTAAAGTGATTAGTTCCAAGTCCTAATCTAAATGCCCCATATCCTCCCATTGAAAGTCCTGCAATAAAGTTCTTATCACGCTTGGTAGAGAGGTTAGGAAAGAAATTTTGAATAACTTTGGGAAGTTCAATTGCGATTGCATCAAAGTAGTTCATCCCATAAGTCGTATTGACATAAAATCCTAAATCTGTTGATGGCATAATAATGGCGATATTTGTATGACGAACAAGCCGATCAAGACCTGTACGCGCAAGCCAAGAGTTTTCATTACCACTCATTCCATGAAGAAGATAAAGAACAGGAATATCAGTATTCTTAAAACCAGAAACTTTACTGGCTTCAGGGTAGATAATTTTGACATTACGATTCATGCCAAGAACTTCTGAATAGTATTCAAGATTAATTATTGCCATATCCATACCGACACTTTTACTTGAATTGTATTTAAAAATTTGACTTTAACACTTTCTATTGCTATTCAACTTACTG from the Lactococcus allomyrinae genome contains:
- a CDS encoding alpha/beta hydrolase — its product is MAIINLEYYSEVLGMNRNVKIIYPEASKVSGFKNTDIPVLYLLHGMSGNENSWLARTGLDRLVRHTNIAIIMPSTDLGFYVNTTYGMNYFDAIAIELPKVIQNFFPNLSTKRDKNFIAGLSMGGYGAFRLGLGTNHFSHIASLSGVLTFNGMEGRFEENPEYWGGIFGTWEQFKNSDNEILALAARARKQEEKPKLYVWCGEQDELFSGNEFAVSELKRFGYDTTYEKSSGTHDWYYWTKYIEEVLKWLPINYVQEERLI